In the Lysinibacillus sp. PLM2 genome, one interval contains:
- a CDS encoding LysR family transcriptional regulator produces MKIHQLKYFITVAEELHYSRAAEKLNISQPPLSQQIKQLEDDLGVVLFKRNKRNVQLTEAGKSFYENAKLIIHYIEHAKKEALRIQEGEIGGITLGFGGSAAFDILPEIIKACNLSIPDVKIDLKQLTTSEQLKALEEKKIDVGILVTPITNQGIETKFFRKEELVLCLNTDHPLAKTDEPIDPKDLKSENFILPPRNEGDGYYKAIFQVYNDGGFFPNIIQTAKEQHTMVSLVAAKIGVVIVPQSTTFIKLSNITYKSFNKKFYKVSSLAWKKENKNPVINSFLKVMEDSVLPKFN; encoded by the coding sequence ATGAAAATTCACCAATTAAAGTATTTTATTACTGTAGCGGAAGAATTACATTACAGTCGAGCGGCAGAAAAACTAAATATATCTCAACCTCCTTTAAGTCAACAAATAAAGCAATTGGAAGATGACTTAGGGGTTGTCCTATTTAAACGAAATAAAAGAAATGTCCAATTAACAGAAGCTGGAAAATCATTCTATGAAAACGCTAAATTAATAATCCATTATATTGAGCACGCTAAAAAAGAGGCTTTAAGAATCCAAGAGGGAGAAATAGGAGGTATCACGTTAGGATTTGGAGGTTCAGCAGCATTTGATATTTTACCGGAGATAATAAAAGCTTGTAATTTATCCATTCCAGATGTGAAAATTGATTTAAAACAGCTCACTACTTCTGAACAGCTTAAAGCTTTGGAAGAAAAGAAAATTGATGTTGGTATATTAGTAACACCCATTACAAATCAAGGTATCGAAACTAAGTTTTTTCGAAAAGAAGAACTTGTTTTATGTTTAAATACCGATCATCCATTAGCAAAAACGGATGAGCCAATTGACCCAAAAGATTTAAAATCAGAAAATTTTATCCTACCGCCGAGAAATGAGGGCGATGGATACTATAAAGCGATATTTCAGGTATACAATGATGGAGGATTTTTTCCAAATATTATTCAAACAGCAAAAGAGCAGCATACAATGGTGTCTCTAGTAGCAGCAAAGATTGGAGTTGTGATTGTTCCACAATCTACAACATTTATTAAGTTAAGTAATATTACTTACAAAAGCTTCAATAAAAAATTTTATAAGGTTAGTTCATTGGCATGGAAGAAGGAAAATAAAAATCCTGTTATTAATTCATTTTTAAAAGTGATGGAAGATAGTGTGTTGCCTAAGTTTAATTAG
- a CDS encoding Xaa-Pro aminopeptidase gives MELSISTNEFKERQQKVISQLAERKIECMIIFSTTDINYLTNFNFRPSERPIALIIDPKQKTHLFVPHMEKEHAEEYAVVDFVFEYPEYPGEVHPMKLLKDYLLNLDFQNKNVGVDSLGYSSPKGYRGEKLNDLLDSNNYVSIQGLVEKMRMIKSKKEIELIKESSKWGNLAHSLLVRYSKPGANETEITGRATLEATLSMIDTIGSIAKFHGDPVNAFYRGQIGKHSYFPHSQPQNFTLKQGDQVVSQAEANIDGYRSELERTMFIKDVSKEQEKYFNLIVQAQDIAFHSIVPGKPLSYVEENVRAFYKENNVEHLIRHHTGHNIGLINHEAPFFDLGEDTIIQPGMVATIEPALYVENLGGFRHSDTILVTENGAERLTYYPRDLESLIIGN, from the coding sequence ATGGAGCTTTCTATTTCAACTAATGAATTTAAAGAAAGGCAACAAAAAGTTATATCACAATTGGCTGAAAGAAAAATAGAATGCATGATAATTTTTAGTACAACAGATATAAATTATTTAACGAACTTTAATTTCAGGCCATCTGAGAGACCTATTGCACTAATAATAGATCCAAAACAAAAGACGCATCTGTTTGTACCACACATGGAAAAGGAACATGCAGAGGAGTATGCAGTTGTAGACTTTGTATTTGAATATCCAGAATATCCTGGAGAAGTTCATCCGATGAAACTTCTCAAAGACTACTTATTAAATTTAGATTTTCAAAACAAAAATGTTGGCGTAGATTCACTCGGGTATAGTTCTCCGAAAGGCTATAGGGGAGAAAAGCTTAACGATTTATTAGATAGTAATAACTATGTCTCAATTCAGGGCTTAGTTGAAAAAATGCGTATGATCAAATCTAAGAAGGAAATCGAACTAATTAAGGAATCATCTAAATGGGGGAATTTAGCACACAGCTTGCTAGTTAGATATAGTAAGCCAGGAGCAAATGAAACTGAAATAACTGGACGAGCTACCTTAGAGGCAACATTGTCAATGATCGATACAATTGGGAGTATTGCCAAATTCCATGGTGATCCAGTAAATGCTTTTTATAGAGGACAAATTGGGAAGCACTCTTATTTCCCTCATTCGCAACCGCAGAACTTTACATTAAAACAAGGAGATCAAGTAGTTTCACAAGCAGAAGCAAACATTGATGGTTATAGAAGTGAGCTTGAAAGAACGATGTTTATAAAGGATGTCAGCAAAGAACAAGAAAAGTATTTTAATCTAATCGTACAAGCACAGGACATAGCTTTTCATTCCATTGTACCTGGAAAACCGCTCTCTTATGTAGAGGAAAATGTAAGAGCATTTTATAAGGAAAATAATGTTGAGCATTTAATTAGACACCACACTGGTCATAATATTGGGCTTATTAACCATGAAGCACCGTTTTTCGATCTTGGTGAAGATACAATTATTCAACCAGGAATGGTAGCGACGATTGAGCCTGCTCTTTACGTAGAAAATTTAGGAGGATTTAGGCATTCTGATACGATACTAGTAACTGAAAACGGAGCAGAACGATTAACCTATTATCCACGTGATTTAGAATCTCTTATTATTGGAAACTAA
- a CDS encoding ABC transporter substrate-binding protein yields MKKLFLFSLLFSVILSGCSSSSGGSSEANNQVTVGTWGGDYENFLGKFVEPNLPEDISVITVPESTNARMTKARIEKDGESTYDVINLEDNTMQQLVDEGLLMELDYSKIPNAENISPDLKNPYFIPHIYSAGTIVYNERLVEEVPDSWDILWDPKYKGKIGIHTVIFPRYIFAAAAVEGVGQSQEWDKAWDKLLSLTDNEPKFYTSQEQIATALQTGEIAMTVTWRARAIQWNDAGGDPISSVVPNEGTFPTVFGAGIPKNAKNVDAAYEYLNAMLEPSGQASFATEMGYAPTVLNAELPEEVKNQISFSDDELSRIYPIDLEYITEHYADWKEKFDRDFASQ; encoded by the coding sequence ATGAAAAAATTATTTTTGTTTTCCCTATTATTCTCAGTGATATTGAGTGGATGTAGTTCATCATCAGGAGGTTCCAGTGAAGCGAATAACCAAGTTACTGTTGGTACTTGGGGTGGAGATTACGAAAATTTCTTAGGTAAATTTGTCGAGCCAAATCTTCCAGAGGATATTTCTGTTATTACCGTTCCAGAAAGTACAAATGCTCGAATGACAAAAGCTCGTATTGAGAAAGATGGCGAAAGTACTTACGATGTTATTAATTTAGAAGATAATACTATGCAACAATTAGTAGATGAAGGGTTACTGATGGAACTTGATTATAGTAAAATCCCAAACGCTGAAAATATTAGCCCAGATTTAAAAAATCCATATTTTATCCCACATATCTATAGTGCTGGAACAATTGTTTATAATGAGCGATTAGTTGAGGAAGTTCCAGATTCATGGGATATTTTGTGGGATCCAAAATATAAAGGGAAAATAGGAATTCATACAGTAATCTTCCCCCGATATATATTTGCAGCAGCAGCTGTGGAAGGTGTTGGACAATCCCAAGAATGGGACAAAGCATGGGATAAGTTATTATCATTAACAGATAATGAACCGAAATTTTATACATCACAAGAGCAGATAGCAACAGCCCTACAAACAGGGGAAATAGCAATGACAGTTACTTGGAGAGCACGTGCGATTCAATGGAATGATGCTGGTGGAGATCCAATCAGTAGCGTTGTTCCTAATGAAGGTACTTTCCCTACTGTATTTGGTGCAGGGATTCCGAAAAATGCGAAAAATGTTGATGCAGCCTATGAATATCTAAATGCAATGTTAGAACCATCTGGACAAGCATCATTTGCAACAGAGATGGGTTATGCTCCGACGGTTTTAAATGCTGAGTTACCTGAAGAAGTTAAAAATCAAATTTCATTTTCTGATGACGAACTAAGTAGAATTTATCCGATTGATTTAGAGTATATTACAGAGCATTATGCTGATTGGAAGGAAAAATTTGATAGAGATTTTGCTAGTCAGTAA
- a CDS encoding ABC transporter permease: MKSNSHKFISISSLIAPATILVTFLFILPLVNFLRTSFNRNIPGGSYESAWTLENFVEFFSDSYFLNILWNTILISFVATIFSLILAFPIAYLLARTKSKFKGILIGLVVFPLLVGNIVRDIGWIALFSETGLINELLVAIGIIDTPESFLGTHIAVIIAISNVVLPYMIISIQSVIENINPSLEESAKDLGASNWMVMRSIVIPLAMPGILAGTLFVFILSMNAYTTPLIIGGTKVQMMAPALYSQITEVSNWPLGSAMAVVLIAITLITSVIYLRVMEKSSSGNINASTEVKG; encoded by the coding sequence GTGAAAAGCAACAGTCATAAATTTATTAGCATTTCCTCACTAATTGCACCTGCAACTATATTAGTTACATTTTTATTCATTCTTCCGTTAGTTAATTTTTTACGTACCAGCTTTAATCGTAATATTCCAGGTGGATCTTATGAGTCTGCCTGGACTCTAGAAAACTTTGTAGAGTTTTTTAGTGATAGTTATTTCTTAAATATTTTATGGAATACTATACTCATTTCATTCGTAGCAACTATTTTCTCGTTAATATTAGCCTTTCCAATTGCTTACCTTTTAGCAAGAACGAAATCAAAGTTCAAAGGTATTTTAATTGGGCTAGTTGTTTTTCCACTATTAGTGGGAAATATCGTGAGAGATATTGGTTGGATAGCATTGTTTAGTGAAACTGGTTTAATAAATGAGTTGTTAGTAGCCATAGGCATAATTGATACTCCAGAATCCTTTTTAGGAACTCACATTGCAGTAATTATTGCGATATCGAATGTTGTTCTACCATATATGATTATCTCTATTCAATCTGTCATTGAAAATATTAATCCATCTTTAGAGGAAAGTGCAAAGGATTTGGGGGCTTCAAACTGGATGGTTATGCGTTCAATAGTAATTCCTTTAGCGATGCCTGGAATTTTGGCTGGTACATTATTCGTATTTATATTATCAATGAATGCATACACGACTCCACTTATTATTGGAGGAACAAAAGTCCAAATGATGGCTCCAGCATTATATTCACAAATAACGGAAGTATCAAACTGGCCACTTGGATCAGCAATGGCTGTCGTGTTAATTGCTATCACATTAATCACTTCAGTTATTTATTTGAGAGTTATGGAAAAGTCATCTTCTGGAAATATTAACGCAAGCACGGAGGTGAAAGGATGA
- a CDS encoding ABC transporter permease — MNRSILAISKKIPILLIFLFITLPLFMVLWISFFSQQLIIFPPKGYSLEWYKALGEQTQFLDSFLLSLKVSVTATVCSIILGLFSSIAIVRYNFWGKKILEMLFLSPLIVPSIITGIAIYIYLFNLERMSNMNLVPSYWSLVIAHIIIALPWTVRLISAGLQSISPSLEEASIDLGSTKVQAFYNIVLPNLRPSIIAAAILSFIHSFNNLEISLMLVSPGETTLPIEILNYVTWRIDPLIAAVSTVQILLIAILMWIANRFVKVTNMI; from the coding sequence ATGAATCGAAGTATATTAGCTATATCTAAAAAAATACCGATACTCCTAATATTTTTATTTATTACATTGCCACTATTCATGGTACTTTGGATTTCCTTTTTCTCTCAGCAGTTAATTATCTTTCCTCCAAAAGGATATTCATTAGAATGGTATAAAGCCTTAGGAGAACAAACACAATTTTTAGATTCATTCCTTTTAAGTTTAAAAGTTTCTGTAACTGCGACCGTGTGTTCGATAATTTTAGGTTTATTTAGCTCAATAGCAATTGTTCGTTATAACTTTTGGGGTAAAAAAATACTGGAGATGTTATTTTTATCACCATTAATCGTTCCTTCAATCATAACAGGGATTGCAATCTATATTTACCTTTTTAATTTAGAGAGAATGAGTAATATGAACCTTGTACCTAGTTATTGGTCACTTGTAATAGCTCATATCATAATTGCATTGCCTTGGACAGTTAGATTAATTTCTGCCGGTTTGCAAAGTATAAGTCCTTCTTTAGAAGAAGCATCAATTGATTTAGGTTCAACAAAAGTACAAGCATTTTATAATATAGTACTTCCGAATCTTAGACCTTCAATTATTGCGGCTGCTATTTTGTCATTTATTCACTCGTTTAATAATTTAGAAATTAGTCTTATGCTCGTTAGCCCTGGTGAAACAACTTTACCAATTGAAATTCTTAACTATGTTACTTGGAGAATAGATCCACTAATTGCAGCCGTATCTACTGTCCAAATACTTCTGATTGCAATATTAATGTGGATAGCGAATCGATTCGTCAAGGTGACTAATATGATATAG